From the Marinomonas sp. THO17 genome, one window contains:
- a CDS encoding tetratricopeptide repeat protein, translated as MLHLKLRSLSRFFSVWVLFSLCLLVLSACVSKPSQPVIEPLPQITQDMVADQVLVSQSGQCYFKYDSEAYVKALPFCLAAAEQGDAQAQMYLARMLFGEKQVAEDMNLALKWMTLAAESGLAEAQNNLGWWYEGASKIEQDYSKAKYWYELAAAQGYGSAEFNLAYLYQYGMGMSVDYQQALFWYQKAADHKEYVANAHLGYLHENGLGVEQSFSKAADFYRIAAQEGDYYSQTNLGYLYEEGKGVEQDYAQAFYWYQEAASRNFARAQVNLGYLYETGLGVNQDYNKAEAWYRNAAEQGDMNGQYSLATLYRKGLGVEQDYDMAREWYLKAAQQDYAPAQNVMGYLYDDGIGVPENDKLAVSWYQLAADQGNIYAQNNLGVMYEEGSGVEQSYEQAAKWYLLAANKGHASSQSNLGYLLRDGLGVKQSYQEAEKWFRQAAALGEVKAQANLGFFYENGFSVKQDFQQARYWYAKAAEQNYAYAQVNLGYFYDQGIGVEQDYNIALHWYEKAAQLGNRRALTNLGYFYEQGLGVTKDLVKAAHFYDEAAQRGYAPAQVNLGYVYQKGMGVLQDYRQAAHWYLLAAQQGNLRAQNNLAHMYEEGLGVEQNYQYARDWYQKAADKDYMYAQANLADLYDEGVGGEQDYQMAVYWYQKAAQQGYGRAQYSLAYSYEYGLGVEQNNNEALNWYLKAAQQGDQYAQYKMGVFYTDGKGVEKDHAIAYEWFLKSAQQGYSSAQVNVGFAYENGQGVKKNLTTAFAWYSKAAEQGEKQGQFNLGIFYEFGYAVPKDQEQAYHWYKLAADQGLEDAIEKVGKLKKRVRL; from the coding sequence ATGCTTCACCTCAAACTGCGCTCGTTGTCACGTTTTTTCTCTGTTTGGGTTCTTTTTTCCCTGTGCCTGTTGGTGTTGAGTGCTTGTGTCAGTAAGCCATCTCAGCCTGTGATCGAGCCTCTTCCACAAATAACTCAGGATATGGTGGCTGATCAGGTTCTCGTATCTCAGTCTGGACAATGTTATTTCAAATACGATAGTGAAGCCTATGTTAAGGCGTTGCCATTTTGTCTGGCGGCGGCTGAGCAAGGTGATGCGCAAGCGCAAATGTATTTGGCCAGAATGCTGTTTGGTGAAAAGCAAGTGGCCGAAGATATGAACTTGGCGCTTAAGTGGATGACCTTGGCAGCCGAATCAGGATTGGCAGAAGCGCAAAATAATCTCGGTTGGTGGTATGAAGGTGCGTCAAAAATAGAGCAAGATTATTCAAAAGCTAAGTATTGGTATGAATTGGCAGCCGCGCAAGGCTATGGCAGCGCTGAATTTAATTTAGCTTATCTGTATCAGTATGGCATGGGAATGTCTGTGGATTATCAACAAGCTCTTTTCTGGTATCAAAAGGCAGCGGATCATAAGGAATATGTGGCCAATGCCCATCTAGGTTATTTACATGAAAATGGTTTGGGTGTTGAACAAAGCTTCTCTAAAGCAGCCGACTTTTATCGCATCGCGGCACAAGAAGGCGACTATTATTCGCAGACCAATTTAGGTTATTTGTATGAAGAGGGAAAGGGTGTTGAACAGGATTATGCTCAGGCGTTTTATTGGTATCAAGAAGCGGCGAGTCGCAATTTTGCCCGAGCACAAGTGAACCTTGGTTATCTTTATGAGACAGGCTTAGGAGTTAACCAAGATTATAACAAAGCGGAAGCTTGGTACCGTAATGCGGCAGAGCAGGGTGACATGAATGGTCAATACAGTTTGGCAACCTTGTATCGTAAAGGCTTAGGGGTTGAGCAAGATTATGATATGGCCCGTGAGTGGTATTTGAAAGCGGCACAACAAGATTATGCCCCGGCGCAAAATGTCATGGGGTATCTTTATGATGATGGTATTGGTGTACCAGAGAACGATAAGCTGGCGGTGTCTTGGTATCAGTTAGCGGCTGATCAAGGCAATATTTATGCGCAAAACAATCTCGGCGTTATGTATGAAGAAGGTTCGGGAGTTGAACAAAGTTATGAGCAAGCGGCGAAATGGTATTTACTGGCTGCGAACAAAGGACATGCTTCGTCTCAGAGTAATCTTGGTTACTTGTTAAGAGACGGTTTAGGGGTGAAGCAAAGTTATCAAGAAGCCGAGAAATGGTTTCGGCAGGCGGCTGCATTGGGGGAAGTAAAAGCGCAGGCGAATTTGGGCTTTTTCTACGAAAATGGTTTTTCCGTCAAACAGGATTTCCAACAAGCTAGATATTGGTATGCTAAAGCGGCAGAGCAAAATTATGCTTATGCGCAAGTTAATCTTGGTTATTTCTACGATCAAGGCATTGGGGTCGAGCAAGATTATAACATTGCGCTTCATTGGTATGAAAAAGCCGCGCAATTAGGTAACCGCCGTGCCTTGACTAACCTTGGGTATTTTTATGAGCAAGGGCTTGGGGTTACCAAGGATCTTGTGAAAGCCGCTCATTTTTATGATGAAGCGGCTCAACGAGGCTATGCGCCTGCTCAAGTGAATTTAGGCTATGTTTATCAAAAGGGAATGGGCGTATTGCAAGACTATCGTCAAGCCGCCCACTGGTATCTCTTAGCGGCGCAGCAAGGTAATCTAAGAGCGCAGAATAATCTTGCCCATATGTACGAAGAAGGCTTGGGGGTGGAACAAAATTATCAGTACGCAAGAGATTGGTACCAAAAGGCAGCCGATAAAGACTACATGTATGCGCAAGCGAATCTCGCCGACCTTTATGATGAGGGAGTAGGGGGAGAACAAGATTATCAGATGGCTGTTTACTGGTATCAAAAAGCAGCGCAACAAGGTTATGGTAGGGCGCAATATAGCTTAGCTTATAGCTACGAATATGGTCTGGGCGTAGAGCAAAATAATAATGAAGCGCTAAACTGGTACCTAAAAGCAGCACAACAAGGCGACCAATATGCACAATATAAAATGGGGGTCTTTTATACTGATGGTAAAGGTGTTGAAAAGGACCATGCGATTGCTTATGAATGGTTTTTAAAGTCCGCTCAGCAAGGTTACTCCTCTGCACAAGTGAATGTCGGTTTTGCCTATGAAAATGGACAGGGGGTAAAGAAAAACCTAACCACTGCGTTTGCATGGTATTCAAAAGCAGCCGAGCAGGGCGAAAAGCAAGGCCAGTTTAACTTGGGGATTTTTTATGAGTTTGGCTATGCTGTGCCCAAAGACCAAGAGCAAGCCTATCATTGGTATAAACTCGCGGCGGATCAAGGCTTAGAAGACGCGATTGAGAAAGTGGGTAAGCTGAAAAAGCGCGTGAGGTTATAG
- the dctP gene encoding TRAP transporter substrate-binding protein DctP gives MFTKTKINSVIAATLIGAGVMLSGLAQAADFNLRAVANSNENDEDYDGLVVFKDFVESHSNGKIAVDIFMGTQLCGNGVECLEAVEYGSVDIYISTSGGASAMYPYVQVLDLPYVLRDDRVAEEVFTGDFTRQLRAQILADSGDTVRLMTIGNTGGWRNFANTQRTVKTPEDLEGLKIRTVVSDLPQELVRSLGASPTPIPWGDLFTSLQTGVVEGSKNGITDIMGMKFTDAGLKHVTLDGHAYMSALWYMNNEVFMAMPDDLRRVVVDGFSALQQATFASPKRKSITAYQAFAEAGGELYVPTPAEKEQFAKAAEPVYAWFQENIQDGEKWYKLLNDAAKAAEQKIQAEYDADLK, from the coding sequence ATGTTCACGAAAACAAAAATAAATAGTGTAATTGCCGCGACGTTAATCGGTGCTGGAGTCATGTTAAGTGGCTTGGCACAAGCAGCGGATTTTAATCTGCGCGCCGTAGCAAACTCCAACGAGAACGATGAAGACTATGATGGCCTAGTGGTCTTTAAAGACTTTGTAGAATCCCATTCAAATGGCAAAATCGCCGTTGATATCTTTATGGGAACTCAGCTTTGTGGCAATGGTGTTGAGTGTCTTGAAGCGGTTGAGTACGGTTCGGTAGACATTTATATTTCCACCTCGGGCGGTGCTTCAGCTATGTATCCATATGTACAAGTGCTGGATCTGCCTTATGTATTGCGTGATGACCGTGTTGCAGAAGAAGTATTCACTGGGGATTTCACTCGTCAACTACGTGCGCAAATCTTAGCAGACTCAGGGGATACTGTTCGCTTGATGACCATAGGTAATACTGGTGGCTGGCGTAACTTTGCCAACACTCAACGTACGGTGAAAACACCTGAAGACCTAGAGGGGCTGAAGATTCGTACCGTGGTGTCAGATCTACCGCAGGAACTAGTACGTTCGTTAGGTGCGAGCCCGACACCGATTCCATGGGGTGACTTGTTTACTTCGTTGCAAACTGGCGTAGTAGAAGGCTCTAAAAACGGCATTACTGACATCATGGGTATGAAGTTTACTGATGCAGGATTAAAACACGTTACTCTAGACGGCCATGCATATATGTCTGCCTTGTGGTACATGAACAATGAAGTCTTTATGGCTATGCCAGATGACTTACGTCGCGTTGTAGTTGATGGTTTCTCGGCGTTGCAGCAAGCTACCTTTGCTTCGCCAAAGCGTAAGTCCATTACCGCATATCAAGCTTTCGCTGAAGCAGGCGGCGAATTATATGTACCTACTCCAGCAGAGAAAGAGCAGTTCGCTAAAGCCGCTGAACCTGTTTACGCTTGGTTCCAAGAAAACATTCAAGACGGCGAAAAGTGGTACAAGCTCCTCAACGACGCGGCGAAAGCGGCTGAACAAAAAATTCAGGCGGAATACGACGCGGATTTGAAATAA
- a CDS encoding TRAP transporter large permease has translation MLALFLPLFLVLLLIGMPVFFAMLAAPGAMLYVTGMERDISLLFRNIYNGIDSFPLMAIPFFMLAGELMNRGGITMNLVQFSQAFIGHVRGGLAHVNVLSSMLFAGLSGSAVADTSAIGSMMIPAMEKNGYSRKFATAITAASSVIGPIIPPSGIMIIYAYTMEVSVAALFAAGLVPGVMIGGGLMIMIAMMAKKYDFPVAGPKSTWQQRGTATRNAIFPLFAPVIILGGIIGGIFTPTEASAIATAYALIISVWVMKTVKLRDLPDIFIKGAQASAVVLLLVGSAIAFKTVVSLSHSAEILADWVLSISENPLMLLFLINLLLFVVGMFLDAGPAIIILGPILGPIFINLGIDPVHFAIIMSVNLTVGLATPPMGLVLFVASSVSGERIESISKAILPFLAVEVLVIFLVTFFPSLSMTLPRMLGLVAG, from the coding sequence ATGTTAGCTCTGTTTTTACCTTTATTTTTAGTCTTGCTGTTGATCGGTATGCCGGTGTTTTTCGCCATGTTGGCAGCACCTGGTGCCATGCTTTATGTGACGGGCATGGAACGAGACATTTCTTTACTGTTCCGCAATATTTATAACGGCATTGATTCCTTTCCTTTGATGGCCATTCCATTCTTTATGCTAGCTGGTGAGCTGATGAACCGTGGCGGTATCACCATGAATCTAGTGCAGTTCTCACAAGCTTTTATCGGTCATGTGCGTGGTGGTTTGGCGCATGTTAACGTGCTTTCCAGTATGTTGTTTGCGGGCCTGTCGGGCTCGGCGGTGGCGGATACCTCAGCCATAGGTTCCATGATGATTCCAGCCATGGAGAAGAATGGTTACAGCCGTAAGTTTGCTACCGCGATTACCGCGGCGTCTTCTGTCATTGGCCCCATCATTCCGCCGTCTGGCATTATGATTATTTATGCTTACACCATGGAAGTGTCTGTTGCTGCCCTGTTTGCTGCGGGTCTTGTGCCGGGGGTCATGATTGGTGGCGGCTTGATGATTATGATCGCTATGATGGCGAAGAAATACGATTTTCCTGTGGCTGGTCCCAAATCAACCTGGCAACAGCGTGGTACGGCGACGCGCAATGCTATTTTTCCGCTGTTTGCACCTGTGATCATCTTGGGGGGCATTATAGGTGGTATCTTCACGCCAACCGAAGCCTCTGCCATTGCAACAGCTTATGCCTTGATCATCAGTGTTTGGGTGATGAAAACCGTTAAGCTAAGAGACCTGCCAGACATTTTTATCAAGGGGGCGCAGGCTTCAGCTGTGGTGCTCTTGTTGGTTGGCTCCGCTATTGCGTTTAAGACAGTGGTGAGCTTGTCCCACAGTGCTGAGATTTTGGCTGACTGGGTACTGAGCATCAGTGAAAATCCATTGATGTTGTTGTTCTTGATCAACCTACTGTTATTTGTGGTGGGTATGTTCTTAGATGCCGGTCCAGCCATTATTATCCTGGGACCAATCTTAGGGCCAATTTTTATCAATTTAGGCATAGACCCAGTACACTTTGCCATCATCATGAGTGTCAACTTGACCGTAGGGTTGGCGACACCGCCCATGGGCTTAGTCTTGTTCGTGGCGTCCAGTGTTTCTGGTGAGCGTATCGAAAGCATTTCCAAGGCGATCCTGCCCTTCTTAGCCGTGGAGGTCTTAGTGATCTTCTTGGTGACCTTTTTCCCATCTCTATCCATGACTTTACCACGCATGCTCGGATTGGTGGCTGGATAG
- a CDS encoding GntR family transcriptional regulator: MEKKNKTKQLPLYIQISELLHREIAAGHWLPGDRLPIEAELAAKLGVAIGTLRKALKKLEEDGFLERRQGSGNYIKRAPSGRAIYQFFHLETLAGGGVPSADILSLTLDEDEFVKRQLNVKADGKLWCIKRARYLNRELVAMEQIWFKHAHAPNLKAKDLHESLYLHYRDHFSFWISRVEDEVDCAPAPKWVTDNLELAPETTMPKVHRRSWSNAGLIEEFSFTWYNPAKCRYVARWH, from the coding sequence GTGGAAAAGAAGAATAAGACAAAACAGCTACCGCTCTATATCCAAATTAGCGAATTATTGCATCGCGAGATTGCAGCGGGACATTGGTTACCTGGAGATAGACTGCCTATCGAAGCCGAGCTTGCTGCGAAATTAGGTGTGGCCATTGGCACCCTTCGTAAAGCTTTAAAAAAGCTTGAAGAAGATGGCTTTTTAGAGCGCCGCCAAGGCTCAGGCAACTATATAAAACGCGCTCCTAGCGGTCGCGCTATTTATCAGTTTTTCCACCTAGAAACCTTAGCAGGTGGTGGCGTGCCAAGCGCTGATATCTTGTCTCTCACGCTTGATGAAGATGAGTTTGTAAAACGCCAGTTGAATGTCAAAGCAGATGGCAAACTTTGGTGTATCAAACGCGCTCGCTATCTCAATCGTGAACTGGTTGCCATGGAACAGATTTGGTTCAAACATGCTCATGCACCAAATCTCAAAGCCAAAGATTTGCACGAATCACTTTATCTTCACTATCGTGATCACTTTTCCTTTTGGATTAGCCGAGTGGAAGACGAAGTGGATTGTGCCCCCGCACCTAAATGGGTGACGGATAACCTGGAGCTGGCTCCAGAAACAACCATGCCAAAGGTGCATCGTAGAAGTTGGTCAAACGCAGGCTTAATCGAAGAGTTCTCGTTTACATGGTACAACCCAGCCAAATGTCGTTATGTTGCTCGTTGGCACTAA
- a CDS encoding GNAT family N-acetyltransferase has protein sequence MTSLTPACQNTISLKTVSGPDLLPYIEQIAQLRIQIFRAFPYLYEGSLAYEQKYLQRYLDASHAAAILAFDGEQLVGASTCLPMSQEDEAFKQPFIESGYPIERLFYFAESVLDARFRGQGIGQRFFTEREKFMRSVGNFQWATFCAVDRGINHPQQPQNYRPLDPLWHKNGFVKTHLTTHYAWQDIGESNETSKPMIFWIKEFPKSASVFID, from the coding sequence ATGACCTCTCTGACACCCGCTTGCCAAAATACCATCTCTCTTAAAACCGTATCCGGGCCGGATTTATTGCCTTATATTGAACAGATTGCCCAATTAAGAATCCAGATATTTCGTGCTTTTCCATACCTCTATGAAGGTTCATTAGCATACGAGCAGAAATACTTACAACGTTATCTTGATGCAAGTCATGCTGCCGCCATACTAGCGTTTGATGGTGAACAACTCGTAGGTGCCTCTACTTGTCTCCCGATGAGCCAAGAAGACGAGGCTTTTAAACAGCCTTTTATCGAATCCGGTTATCCCATAGAGCGCCTCTTCTATTTTGCCGAATCCGTATTAGATGCTCGCTTTCGAGGACAAGGTATAGGACAAAGATTCTTTACCGAAAGAGAAAAGTTTATGCGCAGCGTGGGGAATTTTCAGTGGGCGACGTTTTGCGCAGTGGATCGCGGAATCAACCACCCTCAACAGCCGCAAAACTATCGGCCATTAGATCCGCTATGGCACAAAAATGGCTTTGTAAAAACACACTTAACAACACACTATGCTTGGCAAGATATAGGAGAATCAAACGAAACCTCCAAGCCCATGATCTTCTGGATAAAAGAATTCCCCAAATCAGCAAGTGTGTTTATCGATTAA
- a CDS encoding aldo/keto reductase, producing the protein MRMVQIGKSDLQFSRLVYGVWRLADASDVSLAHVRKKIDLCLEQDITTFDHADIYGDYECEKLFGQALAQDPNLRPKMQLISKCDIALMSEKFPDRRVKFYDTSAEYITASVEQSLNNLHTDYLDLLLIHRPDPLMNAAETGAALDALVDSGKVRAVGVSNFDVWDWRLLQANMRHPLVVNQVEMSLLQRDAFTNGSLSAMQLDQITPMAWSPLGGGALFADTPETRRLTPLFERLGKEQGASSDHLALAWLLAHPANILPVVGTNNLERIKDLSSILDIQIDRETWFELWTAAAGHEVP; encoded by the coding sequence ATGCGAATGGTTCAAATTGGCAAATCTGATCTGCAGTTCAGCCGATTAGTTTACGGTGTTTGGCGTTTAGCAGACGCTAGTGATGTGTCACTTGCTCATGTTAGAAAGAAAATTGACCTATGTCTTGAGCAAGACATTACTACCTTCGACCACGCAGATATTTATGGCGATTACGAATGCGAAAAGCTTTTCGGTCAAGCTTTAGCTCAAGACCCTAACCTGCGTCCTAAGATGCAGCTTATTTCAAAATGTGACATTGCCCTGATGTCAGAAAAGTTCCCTGACCGCCGAGTGAAGTTCTATGACACCAGTGCTGAATACATCACAGCCAGTGTTGAACAGAGTCTTAACAATCTTCACACAGACTATCTAGACTTATTATTAATTCACCGCCCTGATCCCTTGATGAATGCTGCCGAAACCGGCGCTGCGTTAGATGCTTTAGTAGACAGTGGTAAAGTTCGCGCTGTGGGCGTGTCTAACTTTGATGTTTGGGATTGGCGTTTATTGCAGGCCAATATGCGTCATCCACTTGTGGTAAACCAAGTGGAAATGAGCCTGTTGCAGCGAGACGCTTTTACCAATGGTAGCTTGAGTGCCATGCAGTTAGATCAAATCACGCCAATGGCATGGTCGCCTCTAGGTGGCGGTGCTTTGTTTGCTGATACGCCTGAAACTCGCCGTTTGACACCTTTGTTTGAACGTTTAGGGAAAGAGCAGGGGGCATCCTCTGATCATCTTGCCTTAGCTTGGTTGTTAGCCCACCCAGCGAATATTTTGCCAGTGGTGGGAACCAATAATCTTGAGCGTATCAAAGATCTTTCAAGCATCTTGGATATTCAAATTGACCGTGAAACTTGGTTCGAGCTTTGGACCGCGGCAGCCGGACATGAAGTCCCTTAA
- a CDS encoding Gfo/Idh/MocA family oxidoreductase gives MGKSVRYGILGCGMMGQEHLRNLALIDGARVVAITEPNQDMQKRCAQLVPDAQFFNNLDDMLNADLDLEALVIATPNYQHADQLLELFERTTLPILVEKPVVSDINQVAKIRDAAAKHPAPVWVAMEYRYMPPVAQFRKQLLEGDIGTLKMLNIREHRFPFLEKVDDWNRFNRQTGGTLVEKCCHFFDLMRLLIQGEVKRVYASTGQDCNHLEECYNGATPDIIDNAFVLVDFENGQRACLDLNMFAEGSRYQEEICAIGPKAKLECFVPGPGRFWPTDTLGAAPIPKVVLSPRNPKGPIESDIPVDPTLLDAGDHNGSTFYQHLGFFKAITEKAVVEVTIEDGLKAVVIGLAAQHSAQTGQAVTITDSGYAFA, from the coding sequence ATGGGGAAGTCGGTTCGATATGGCATCCTAGGCTGTGGAATGATGGGGCAAGAACACCTCAGAAACTTAGCCTTAATTGATGGCGCTCGGGTGGTCGCGATCACCGAACCCAATCAAGACATGCAAAAACGCTGCGCACAGCTAGTGCCTGACGCGCAGTTTTTCAACAATCTCGATGACATGCTTAACGCTGACCTTGATCTTGAAGCCCTTGTCATCGCCACACCCAACTACCAACACGCCGATCAACTGCTTGAGCTATTTGAACGTACCACTCTGCCAATCTTGGTAGAAAAACCCGTGGTCAGTGACATTAACCAAGTAGCTAAAATTCGCGATGCCGCAGCCAAACACCCCGCTCCAGTATGGGTAGCCATGGAATACCGCTACATGCCTCCGGTTGCTCAGTTTCGTAAACAGCTTTTAGAAGGTGATATTGGCACCCTGAAAATGCTTAACATTCGTGAGCACCGTTTCCCATTCTTGGAAAAGGTGGATGATTGGAACCGTTTTAATCGCCAAACTGGTGGCACTTTAGTCGAAAAATGCTGTCACTTTTTCGACCTGATGCGCCTTTTAATCCAAGGGGAAGTAAAACGTGTTTACGCATCCACTGGCCAAGATTGCAACCATCTGGAAGAGTGTTACAACGGAGCAACACCAGACATCATAGACAACGCTTTTGTCCTAGTGGATTTTGAAAACGGTCAACGTGCTTGCTTGGATCTCAACATGTTTGCCGAAGGCTCCCGTTACCAAGAAGAAATCTGCGCCATTGGTCCTAAAGCCAAACTGGAATGTTTCGTACCTGGTCCAGGACGCTTCTGGCCAACTGACACCCTAGGCGCTGCCCCAATTCCAAAAGTGGTTCTTAGCCCACGCAATCCGAAAGGCCCAATCGAGTCTGATATCCCAGTAGACCCGACTCTGCTCGATGCGGGCGATCATAATGGCTCCACTTTTTATCAGCACCTTGGCTTCTTCAAAGCCATCACAGAAAAGGCCGTAGTAGAGGTCACAATAGAAGATGGTTTGAAAGCGGTAGTAATAGGTTTAGCCGCCCAGCACTCTGCACAAACTGGCCAAGCAGTCACAATCACAGATTCCGGTTACGCTTTCGCATGA
- the nagB gene encoding glucosamine-6-phosphate deaminase: MRIILCDKPEDVASYGARLMSQQIKNKPDSVLGLATGSTPIKMYQHVIEQVKKGDLSLAACRSFNLDEYIGLTPDHSQSYRYFMQQNFFNQVDIAVENTFVPDGFADDIEASCVDYESKIQQSGGIDWQLLGIGVNGHIGFNEPGSSLRSRTRVKTLSSQTIEDNARFFSADEFQPQLAITVGIETIMQARDIVLLATGSAKAAAVKATAEGPVSASCPASILQFHPNVKLIVDAEAGQDLEHKQFYLRIEEETQKLMRY, translated from the coding sequence ATGAGAATTATTCTTTGTGATAAGCCGGAAGATGTTGCGTCTTATGGTGCTCGGCTTATGAGCCAGCAGATAAAAAACAAGCCAGATTCTGTTTTGGGTCTGGCAACTGGATCAACCCCGATTAAAATGTACCAGCATGTTATTGAACAGGTTAAAAAGGGCGATCTGTCTCTGGCCGCATGTCGCAGTTTTAATCTGGATGAATACATAGGTTTGACGCCAGATCATTCTCAAAGTTACCGCTATTTTATGCAGCAGAATTTCTTTAATCAGGTCGATATTGCGGTTGAAAATACCTTTGTTCCTGATGGTTTTGCGGATGACATTGAGGCGTCCTGCGTGGACTACGAAAGTAAAATTCAGCAAAGTGGTGGCATTGACTGGCAACTTTTGGGTATTGGTGTGAACGGACATATTGGTTTTAATGAACCCGGTTCCAGCTTGCGCTCACGTACTCGGGTGAAAACTCTGTCTAGCCAGACCATTGAGGATAATGCCCGTTTTTTTTCAGCCGATGAGTTTCAGCCTCAGTTAGCCATTACTGTTGGCATCGAAACGATTATGCAAGCACGCGATATTGTTTTGTTGGCAACCGGCAGTGCAAAGGCAGCCGCTGTTAAAGCGACTGCGGAAGGGCCGGTGAGCGCGTCCTGTCCAGCATCGATTCTGCAATTCCACCCGAATGTCAAACTGATTGTTGATGCCGAAGCCGGACAAGACTTGGAGCATAAGCAGTTTTACCTGCGTATTGAAGAAGAAACGCAGAAGCTGATGCGTTATTAA
- a CDS encoding TauD/TfdA family dioxygenase, which yields MSVVISKLEEQKQVNGLDFPLLVTPHNSDVQSNKLAFLNWVEDNKAELHDLLIKHGAVLFRGFPVDNSDEFEKMLDQTNYQNMPYVGGAAPRAQVTASRIVTANESPASEKIPFHHEMAQVPTPPGYIFFYCETSAAKGGATSILHSGEICEKFFEIAPDFAQKVEQQGVRYVRVMPEITDNTSAIGRSWKDTFHVSTHEAAEEKMREAGMDWEWLENGDVRTETRVLPGIRFDDETQQKTFFNSIVAVFTGWNDARNQGEKAVTTADGQPMNANALAQLVKAMDELCVNFKWQSGDVLWINNHTVLHARQPFEGERRILASISYK from the coding sequence ATGAGTGTGGTAATTTCCAAACTAGAAGAACAAAAACAAGTAAATGGGTTGGATTTTCCATTGCTAGTAACGCCTCACAATTCGGACGTTCAAAGCAATAAATTGGCGTTTCTCAACTGGGTTGAAGACAACAAAGCTGAGCTTCATGACTTATTGATTAAACACGGAGCAGTATTATTCCGTGGTTTTCCGGTTGACAACTCCGACGAATTCGAGAAGATGCTCGATCAAACAAACTATCAGAATATGCCCTATGTTGGGGGCGCTGCGCCCCGCGCTCAGGTAACCGCATCGCGTATTGTGACCGCCAACGAGTCTCCTGCATCCGAGAAAATCCCATTCCACCACGAAATGGCACAAGTACCAACGCCTCCGGGCTACATTTTCTTCTACTGTGAAACCTCGGCTGCTAAAGGGGGCGCGACATCCATTCTGCACTCTGGCGAAATCTGTGAAAAGTTTTTTGAGATCGCGCCTGACTTTGCCCAAAAAGTCGAACAACAAGGCGTTCGCTATGTTCGCGTGATGCCAGAAATCACCGACAATACCTCTGCCATTGGCCGCTCTTGGAAAGACACCTTCCACGTTTCCACTCACGAGGCAGCTGAAGAAAAAATGCGCGAAGCTGGTATGGATTGGGAATGGTTAGAAAATGGTGATGTGCGCACCGAAACTCGCGTCTTGCCTGGTATTCGCTTTGATGATGAAACCCAACAAAAAACCTTCTTTAACTCTATTGTGGCGGTATTCACTGGCTGGAATGATGCCCGCAATCAAGGGGAAAAAGCCGTCACCACAGCAGATGGTCAGCCAATGAACGCAAATGCGCTTGCCCAGCTCGTAAAAGCCATGGACGAATTATGTGTGAACTTTAAGTGGCAGTCAGGTGACGTACTATGGATCAATAACCATACGGTATTACACGCCCGCCAGCCGTTTGAAGGCGAACGCCGCATCTTAGCCTCTATCTCTTATAAATAA
- a CDS encoding TRAP transporter small permease subunit, protein MAILRMLVSCFTAINMLLNRIGRNIAWVLVAMMISVILLQVFCRYVLGNALPWPEEAARALMIWMMAMVAGEAYRRGSFVAIDMFLSALPERASSVLKLVLLLVAGAVLVKLTVLGIDFFDRGFRSRAASIHISRAWIYLAMPVCFFTMLLANIELCLREIGCLLGHKHFALGADVDVDAPAE, encoded by the coding sequence ATGGCCATTCTTAGAATGCTGGTGTCCTGCTTTACCGCCATTAATATGCTGCTTAACCGCATCGGGCGAAACATCGCTTGGGTGCTGGTGGCAATGATGATCAGTGTGATTTTGTTGCAAGTCTTCTGTCGTTATGTGCTGGGTAATGCTTTACCTTGGCCGGAAGAAGCGGCGCGTGCTTTGATGATTTGGATGATGGCAATGGTAGCCGGAGAAGCCTACCGACGCGGTTCATTCGTTGCTATTGATATGTTTTTAAGCGCGTTACCTGAACGAGCGTCCAGTGTGTTGAAATTGGTCTTGTTACTGGTCGCAGGAGCCGTATTGGTAAAATTAACAGTGTTGGGTATCGACTTCTTTGATCGAGGTTTCCGTTCTCGAGCGGCCTCGATTCACATTTCTCGTGCATGGATTTACCTCGCTATGCCGGTGTGTTTTTTCACCATGTTGTTGGCAAATATCGAGTTGTGTCTGCGGGAAATTGGTTGCCTGCTTGGCCATAAGCATTTTGCCCTGGGTGCTGACGTTGATGTGGATGCCCCTGCCGAATAG